A single window of Aquabacterium sp. OR-4 DNA harbors:
- a CDS encoding AMP-binding protein, with protein sequence MHPYFHAQATPDKPALIMADSGLRISYRELDERSNQVAQLWRASGLKAGDHIALMLENHPRFFEICWGAQRAGLIYTAMSTRLTEGELSYIVNDCAAKAVIASQAMQAAVAHLPAQCPQVGHWLMLDGASPGWADYEAAVAAQPARRIADEQAGGDMLYSSGTTGRPKGVFVPPQETAIDAPGPMTDILGKLYGVTEHTRYLSPAPLYHAAPLRYTMAVQRLGGTVVVMEHFDAERYLQLVQQHRITHSQLVPTMFVRMLKLPEEVRQKYDLATLQCAIHAAAPCPIPVKRQMIDWWGPVLWEYYAGTEGNGVTMVHAKDWLSHPGTVGRAVIGELKIVDDDSGDEAPVGQPGTVYFANGRPFSYHNDAAKTAGSTNARGWTTLGDVGYVDAEGFLYLTDRKAYMIISGGVNIYPQEAENLLITHPKVADVAVLGVPNEEFGEEVKAVVQPRDMADAGPALEAELIAWCRSQLSPIKCPKSIDFDAELPRHPTGKLYKRLLKDRYWAGHASRIV encoded by the coding sequence CTGCACCCCTACTTCCACGCCCAGGCCACGCCCGACAAGCCGGCGCTGATCATGGCCGACAGCGGCCTGCGCATCAGCTACCGCGAGCTCGACGAGCGCTCCAACCAGGTGGCGCAGCTGTGGCGGGCCTCGGGCCTGAAGGCCGGCGACCACATCGCGCTGATGCTCGAGAACCACCCGCGCTTCTTCGAGATCTGCTGGGGCGCGCAGCGCGCCGGGCTGATCTACACCGCGATGAGCACCCGGCTCACCGAGGGCGAGCTGAGCTACATCGTCAACGACTGCGCGGCCAAGGCGGTGATCGCCTCGCAGGCCATGCAGGCCGCCGTGGCCCACCTGCCGGCGCAATGCCCGCAGGTGGGCCACTGGCTGATGCTCGACGGCGCCAGCCCCGGCTGGGCAGACTATGAAGCCGCCGTGGCGGCCCAGCCCGCCCGCCGCATTGCCGACGAGCAGGCCGGCGGCGACATGCTGTACTCCAGCGGCACCACCGGCCGGCCCAAGGGCGTGTTCGTGCCGCCGCAGGAGACCGCCATCGACGCCCCCGGGCCGATGACCGACATCCTCGGCAAGCTGTACGGCGTGACCGAGCACACCCGCTACCTCTCGCCCGCGCCGCTGTACCACGCCGCGCCGCTGCGCTACACCATGGCCGTGCAGCGCCTGGGCGGCACGGTGGTGGTGATGGAGCACTTCGACGCCGAGCGCTACCTGCAGCTGGTGCAGCAGCACCGCATCACCCACAGCCAGCTGGTGCCCACGATGTTCGTGCGCATGCTCAAGCTGCCCGAAGAGGTGCGCCAGAAGTACGACCTGGCCACGCTGCAGTGCGCCATCCATGCCGCGGCGCCCTGCCCCATCCCGGTGAAGCGGCAGATGATCGACTGGTGGGGCCCGGTGCTGTGGGAGTACTACGCCGGCACCGAGGGCAATGGCGTGACCATGGTGCATGCCAAGGACTGGCTCAGCCACCCGGGCACCGTGGGCCGCGCGGTGATCGGCGAGCTGAAGATCGTGGACGACGACAGCGGCGACGAGGCCCCGGTGGGGCAGCCCGGCACGGTGTACTTCGCCAACGGCCGGCCCTTCTCGTACCACAACGACGCGGCCAAGACGGCAGGATCGACCAACGCCAGGGGCTGGACCACGCTGGGCGACGTGGGCTATGTGGACGCCGAGGGCTTTCTGTACCTCACCGACCGCAAGGCCTACATGATCATCTCGGGCGGCGTGAACATCTACCCGCAGGAAGCCGAGAACCTGCTGATCACCCACCCCAAGGTGGCCGATGTGGCAGTGCTGGGCGTGCCGAACGAAGAGTTCGGCGAAGAGGTCAAGGCCGTGGTGCAGCCGCGCGACATGGCCGACGCCGGCCCCGCGCTGGAAGCCGAGCTGATCGCCTGGTGCCGCAGCCAGCTGTCACCGATCAAGTGCCCCAAGAGCATCGACTTCGACGCCGAACTGCCGCGCCACCCCACCGGCAAGCTCTACAAGCGCCTGCTGAAAGACCGCTACTGGGCCGGGCACGCGTCGCGGATCGTCTGA
- a CDS encoding PEP-CTERM sorting domain-containing protein, with protein sequence MLKMKTMAVIAAACMAGAASAATTHGFANGGFETDGGGGQIAAGWLTAATNSPASRSTEAHSGSYALRLSAPNGFDASIALQDSVGHGGLPPLTAANVGDTPWLSFWAKGDAGTTGNAFVKLQYFTASGNVLALDRQFQALINPDSWSQISFQAAAIPSGTGTLFLEIGTAVGPLLDGRPNAVLVDDLQFMLTTAAVPEPGSVLLLAAGLAGLGAIARRRR encoded by the coding sequence ATGCTGAAGATGAAGACCATGGCGGTCATCGCCGCCGCATGCATGGCCGGCGCCGCCAGCGCCGCCACCACCCACGGCTTTGCCAACGGCGGCTTCGAGACCGATGGCGGCGGCGGCCAGATCGCCGCCGGCTGGCTGACGGCCGCCACCAACAGCCCGGCGTCGCGCTCGACCGAGGCCCACTCGGGCAGCTACGCGCTGCGGCTCAGCGCACCCAACGGCTTTGACGCATCCATCGCGCTGCAAGACTCGGTCGGCCACGGCGGCCTGCCGCCGCTGACCGCAGCCAACGTCGGCGACACGCCCTGGCTCAGCTTCTGGGCCAAGGGCGACGCCGGCACCACCGGCAATGCGTTCGTGAAGCTGCAGTACTTCACCGCCAGCGGCAACGTGCTGGCGCTGGACCGGCAGTTCCAGGCCCTGATCAACCCCGACAGCTGGTCGCAGATCAGCTTCCAGGCTGCGGCCATCCCCAGCGGCACGGGCACGCTGTTCCTGGAGATCGGCACCGCCGTCGGCCCCCTCCTGGACGGCCGCCCCAACGCCGTGCTGGTGGACGACCTGCAGTTCATGCTCACCACGGCCGCCGTGCCCGAGCCTGGCAGCGTGCTGCTGCTGGCCGCCGGCCTGGCCGGCCTGGGCGCCATCGCCCGCCGCCGCCGCTGA
- a CDS encoding PEP-CTERM sorting domain-containing protein (PEP-CTERM proteins occur, often in large numbers, in the proteomes of bacteria that also encode an exosortase, a predicted intramembrane cysteine proteinase. The presence of a PEP-CTERM domain at a protein's C-terminus predicts cleavage within the sorting domain, followed by covalent anchoring to some some component of the (usually Gram-negative) cell surface. Many PEP-CTERM proteins exhibit an unusual sequence composition that includes large numbers of potential glycosylation sites. Expression of one such protein has been shown restore the ability of a bacterium to form floc, a type of biofilm.), with protein sequence MNLPRHPLFSARGCALRQAAAVLLLAGLAAPTHAAGVVVLDTYGPDIGHLDGWPTPLTAANSIAVPFQLGSGATVQSILTAIERNTDWPSSGGVTLGIAHRQGATPTAAAWLYSTRLEDPAVNTTVTPSGWALAAGAYWLLATADGGFAGQWISATQDDSGDWAYTTAPGSWTPQTSSFLGMPGARITVAAAVPEPASVGLMLAGGLIVAAALRRSAHARQG encoded by the coding sequence ATGAACCTGCCTCGCCATCCCCTGTTCAGCGCCCGCGGCTGCGCGCTGCGGCAAGCGGCGGCCGTGCTGCTGCTTGCCGGCCTGGCCGCGCCAACCCACGCCGCCGGCGTGGTCGTGCTCGACACCTACGGCCCCGACATCGGCCACCTCGACGGCTGGCCCACGCCGCTGACCGCCGCCAACAGCATCGCCGTGCCCTTCCAGCTGGGCAGCGGCGCCACCGTGCAGTCCATCCTGACCGCCATCGAACGCAACACCGACTGGCCCAGCAGCGGCGGCGTGACGCTGGGCATCGCCCACCGCCAGGGCGCCACGCCCACGGCCGCGGCCTGGCTCTACAGCACCCGGCTGGAAGACCCGGCCGTCAACACCACGGTCACGCCCAGCGGCTGGGCACTGGCCGCCGGCGCGTACTGGCTGCTGGCCACGGCCGACGGCGGTTTTGCCGGCCAGTGGATCAGCGCCACCCAGGACGACAGCGGCGACTGGGCCTACACCACCGCCCCCGGCAGCTGGACGCCGCAGACCTCCAGCTTTCTCGGCATGCCCGGCGCCCGCATCACCGTGGCGGCGGCCGTGCCAGAGCCGGCCAGCGTCGGCCTGATGCTGGCCGGCGGCCTGATCGTCGCCGCGGCACTGCGCCGCTCGGCCCACGCACGCCAGGGATGA
- a CDS encoding glycoside hydrolase family 16 protein has protein sequence MQCTSRIGRLLGAVLLAASAAASASVTSPVIGRLLWSEEFNGASLNTTLWTASNGNGCQIGLCGYGNQELQSYSPNNLTIANVPFEAGTRALAITARREVSGSNQFTSGKIDSSGKVQVKYGLIEVRMATPKTGVGLWPAAWLLGTSPQAWPRNGEIDIMEQGGRQPAGLPAISSDQFVGANVIFHHPDACVPGNESCAASTAWQTKNWYTPSRSLANRFVTYRLYWTDTQMRFTVLDNGREYDMYKAPITIASSSLQAPFYLLLNMAVGGNFTPAATPAQVTAPLPATTYVDYVRVYELDGLGEVRLGVGIQPEVGRFGVFTDTTPVNNGQTLGASADFFIWNTGSMSGGSLAPFEGTQVLALNYFAPGQWFGGAVQSRQAHDMSGFRNGSIRLKIKAPANLAFRIGILDTYTNHGWVTFPANTTAYGLVRNGEWGTATIPVAEIAGPLVALQSMNSLFEFLSVDGANPGAPFQMAFDDIVWDSGVPGSSPVKVAAAALPAVGATAAAGARPAALSGQASQTGAAMLAFSAPASGWVDLHYSVNGGETRTVRMAQAGGTGRYTAAGLKRGDVVAYRFTAWDNTRRLAVDSALKTAVMQ, from the coding sequence ATGCAATGCACCTCCCGCATCGGCCGCCTGCTCGGCGCCGTCCTGCTGGCCGCCAGCGCGGCCGCTTCGGCCAGCGTCACCAGCCCCGTGATCGGCCGGCTGCTGTGGTCGGAAGAATTCAACGGCGCCAGCCTCAACACCACGCTGTGGACCGCCTCGAACGGCAACGGCTGCCAGATCGGCCTGTGCGGCTATGGCAACCAGGAGCTGCAGTCCTACAGCCCGAACAACCTGACCATCGCCAACGTGCCCTTCGAGGCCGGCACGCGCGCGCTGGCCATCACGGCGCGACGCGAGGTCAGCGGCAGCAACCAGTTCACCTCGGGCAAGATCGACTCGTCGGGCAAGGTGCAGGTGAAGTACGGGCTGATCGAGGTGCGCATGGCCACGCCCAAGACCGGCGTCGGCCTGTGGCCGGCGGCCTGGCTGCTGGGCACCAGTCCGCAAGCCTGGCCGCGCAATGGCGAGATCGACATCATGGAACAGGGCGGCCGCCAGCCGGCCGGCCTGCCGGCCATCTCGTCCGACCAGTTCGTCGGCGCCAACGTCATCTTCCACCACCCGGACGCCTGCGTGCCGGGCAACGAGAGCTGTGCCGCATCGACCGCCTGGCAGACCAAGAACTGGTACACGCCCAGCCGCTCGCTGGCCAACCGCTTCGTGACCTACCGCCTGTACTGGACGGACACGCAGATGCGCTTCACGGTGCTGGACAACGGCCGCGAGTACGACATGTACAAGGCGCCGATCACCATCGCCTCGTCATCGCTGCAGGCGCCGTTCTACCTGCTGCTGAACATGGCGGTGGGGGGCAACTTCACCCCTGCGGCCACGCCGGCACAGGTGACGGCACCCCTGCCGGCCACGACCTATGTGGACTATGTGCGCGTCTACGAGCTCGACGGCCTGGGCGAGGTGCGGCTGGGCGTGGGCATCCAGCCCGAGGTCGGCCGCTTCGGCGTGTTCACCGACACCACGCCGGTGAACAACGGCCAGACGCTGGGCGCATCGGCCGACTTCTTCATCTGGAACACCGGCTCGATGAGCGGCGGCAGCCTGGCGCCGTTTGAAGGCACCCAGGTGCTGGCGCTGAACTACTTTGCGCCGGGCCAGTGGTTTGGCGGCGCCGTGCAGTCGCGCCAGGCGCACGACATGAGCGGCTTTCGCAACGGCAGCATCAGGCTGAAGATCAAGGCCCCCGCCAACCTCGCCTTCCGCATCGGCATCCTGGACACCTACACCAACCACGGCTGGGTCACCTTCCCGGCCAACACCACCGCCTACGGCCTGGTGCGCAATGGCGAGTGGGGCACGGCCACCATCCCGGTGGCCGAGATCGCCGGGCCGCTGGTGGCGCTGCAGTCCATGAACTCGCTGTTCGAGTTCCTGAGCGTCGACGGCGCCAACCCGGGCGCGCCCTTCCAGATGGCCTTCGACGACATCGTCTGGGACTCCGGCGTGCCGGGCAGCAGCCCGGTGAAGGTGGCCGCGGCTGCATTGCCGGCCGTGGGCGCCACGGCGGCCGCCGGCGCCCGCCCGGCCGCCCTGTCGGGCCAGGCCAGCCAGACCGGCGCCGCGATGCTGGCCTTCAGCGCGCCGGCCAGCGGCTGGGTTGACCTGCACTACAGCGTCAACGGCGGCGAGACGCGCACCGTGCGCATGGCCCAGGCCGGCGGCACCGGCCGCTACACCGCCGCAGGCCTGAAGCGCGGCGACGTGGTGGCCTACCGCTTCACGGCCTGGGACAACACCCGCCGGCTGGCCGTGGACTCGGCCTTGAAGACGGCGGTCATGCAGTAA
- a CDS encoding serine hydrolase domain-containing protein translates to MPPAPSNPVADLLAHQVAARHCPGALALVEQAGQVLAREAAGHVRPDGATAMHAGVRFRIASLTKPVVTVAALMLVDEGRLALDAPLGEYLPALRDLRLPGGAAPQRAPTVRDLMRHTSGLAYPFEIADAALRETWLGAGISAAMSGFTPASFQACVAGLPLVAEPGRAFRYGYATDVLGCIVEALDGVPLGQALQRRLFTPLGMAHTGFELQPGEAADLAEAHPEDAAWHATIPPIGRRTPGAPWIDSGGGGLISTLDDYAAFARLLADGGVAGGGRLLSEALMAEMFRNQLPTGVDGPAAYCGPGYGFGLGLAIRLDWGPAAMPSSAGEGAWSGISGPALFVQPRQRWFALMMGANMSSRMLCRLAFRREAGRL, encoded by the coding sequence ATGCCCCCAGCCCCATCGAACCCGGTTGCCGATCTGCTGGCCCACCAGGTGGCCGCCCGCCACTGCCCCGGCGCGCTGGCCCTGGTGGAGCAGGCCGGCCAGGTGCTGGCGCGCGAGGCCGCGGGCCATGTGCGGCCCGATGGCGCCACCGCCATGCATGCCGGCGTGCGCTTTCGCATCGCCTCGCTGACCAAGCCGGTGGTCACCGTGGCCGCGCTGATGCTGGTGGACGAAGGCCGGCTGGCGCTGGACGCGCCGTTGGGCGAGTACCTGCCCGCATTGCGCGACCTGCGCCTGCCCGGCGGCGCCGCGCCGCAGCGCGCGCCCACGGTGCGCGACCTGATGCGCCACACCTCGGGCCTGGCCTATCCGTTCGAGATCGCCGATGCGGCGCTGCGCGAGACCTGGCTGGGCGCCGGCATCTCGGCGGCGATGAGCGGCTTCACCCCTGCCAGCTTCCAGGCCTGCGTGGCCGGCCTGCCGCTGGTGGCCGAGCCCGGCCGCGCCTTCCGCTACGGCTACGCCACCGATGTGCTGGGCTGCATCGTCGAGGCGCTCGATGGCGTGCCGCTGGGCCAGGCGCTGCAGCGCCGCCTGTTCACGCCGCTCGGCATGGCGCACACCGGCTTCGAACTGCAGCCCGGCGAGGCCGCCGACCTGGCCGAGGCCCACCCGGAGGATGCCGCCTGGCACGCCACCATCCCGCCCATCGGCCGGCGCACGCCGGGCGCGCCGTGGATCGACAGCGGCGGCGGCGGCCTGATCAGCACACTCGATGACTACGCCGCCTTCGCGCGCCTGCTGGCCGACGGCGGTGTGGCGGGTGGCGGGCGCCTGCTGTCCGAGGCGCTGATGGCCGAGATGTTTCGCAACCAGCTGCCCACGGGCGTGGACGGCCCGGCGGCCTATTGCGGCCCGGGCTACGGCTTCGGCCTGGGCCTGGCCATCCGGCTGGATTGGGGCCCGGCGGCCATGCCCAGCAGCGCCGGTGAAGGCGCCTGGTCGGGCATCAGCGGGCCGGCGCTGTTCGTGCAGCCCAGGCAGCGCTGGTTCGCGCTGATGATGGGCGCCAACATGAGCTCGCGCATGCTGTGCCGGCTGGCCTTCCGGCGCGAAGCCGGCCGCCTGTAG
- a CDS encoding sensor histidine kinase, which translates to MILARLDSLFMRLLLAQLVLVLCCVMIFGWLVITERNLLQVPQFAEVWAPLYKRALVEPPTRHPGPVMGLPGGYQSHAGPPHGPRLEVTGWPSAKVLREALAARGVVVDQIWVAIPDGRLRLWTHVQTGRADGVWFSGRAPSVLPRWTGRTTVTFGLLLLVVAGVSWLFARRVTGPLHRLRTRMLVHAEAGNASAPPPPAGLNRGAPPELVQMDTAYTQLAQRLQRNERERALLLAGVSHDLRSPLSRIRLAAEMLPETSDNHDGVVAITRNVDHADRLIGSFLEFVRASTLDLDLEDEVDLAATARQVVARFEQPLPVLRLAAPERLALRRAPGLLLDRVIVNLIDNAFKHGRTPVLVEVLADGDDAVIRVIDAGVGLPPGDAENLLQAFARGDASRSVPGFGLGLAIAHQVITRLGGRLSFELGSTGHRVQARLPLQRPPLR; encoded by the coding sequence ATGATCCTGGCGCGGCTTGACTCGCTGTTCATGCGCCTGCTGCTGGCGCAGCTGGTGCTGGTGCTGTGCTGCGTGATGATCTTCGGCTGGCTGGTCATCACCGAGCGCAACCTGCTGCAGGTGCCGCAGTTTGCCGAGGTGTGGGCGCCCTTGTACAAGAGGGCGCTGGTCGAGCCGCCCACGCGTCATCCCGGCCCGGTGATGGGCCTGCCCGGCGGCTACCAGAGTCATGCCGGCCCGCCGCACGGGCCGAGGCTGGAGGTCACCGGCTGGCCCTCGGCCAAGGTCTTGCGCGAGGCTCTGGCCGCACGCGGCGTGGTGGTCGACCAGATCTGGGTGGCGATCCCCGATGGCCGGCTCCGGCTGTGGACGCATGTGCAGACCGGCCGCGCGGACGGCGTCTGGTTCAGCGGCCGCGCACCGTCGGTGCTGCCGCGCTGGACCGGGCGCACCACGGTGACCTTCGGCCTGCTGCTGCTGGTGGTGGCCGGGGTGAGCTGGCTGTTTGCCCGCCGCGTCACCGGGCCGCTGCATCGGCTGCGCACGCGCATGCTGGTGCACGCCGAGGCGGGCAATGCCTCGGCCCCGCCGCCACCGGCCGGCCTGAACCGTGGCGCGCCGCCCGAGCTGGTCCAGATGGACACCGCCTACACCCAGCTGGCGCAGCGCCTGCAGCGCAACGAGCGCGAGCGCGCCCTGCTGCTGGCCGGTGTGTCGCACGATCTGCGCAGCCCGCTCAGCCGCATCCGCCTGGCCGCCGAGATGCTGCCCGAGACCTCCGACAACCACGATGGCGTGGTCGCCATCACGCGCAATGTCGATCACGCCGACCGGTTGATCGGCAGCTTTCTGGAGTTTGTGCGCGCCAGCACGCTGGACCTCGATCTGGAGGACGAGGTCGACCTGGCCGCCACGGCGCGCCAGGTGGTGGCGCGCTTCGAGCAGCCCTTGCCCGTGCTGCGCCTGGCGGCGCCCGAGCGGCTGGCCTTGCGCCGCGCGCCCGGCCTGCTGCTCGACCGGGTGATCGTCAACCTCATCGACAACGCCTTCAAGCATGGCCGCACGCCGGTGCTGGTGGAGGTGCTGGCCGATGGCGACGACGCCGTGATCCGCGTCATCGATGCCGGCGTCGGCCTGCCGCCTGGCGATGCCGAGAACCTGCTGCAGGCCTTTGCCCGCGGCGATGCCAGCCGCAGCGTGCCGGGCTTCGGCCTCGGGCTGGCGATTGCCCACCAGGTGATCACGCGGCTGGGCGGCCGCCTGTCGTTCGAGCTGGGCAGCACCGGCCACCGCGTGCAGGCCCGCCTGCCGCTGCAGCGCCCGCCCTTGCGATAG
- a CDS encoding response regulator transcription factor: MSPPLVLIVDDDAELSAMLVRLLQAEGWQVQAALSAAAAEQAMARQAPDVVLLDVMLPDANGMELCRRWHATQPAIGILMLTARGDPIDRVLGLELGADDYLPKPFEKRELVARLRALLRRKAPAASLPTTHWTFGQLTIHLIRREVLVDGRAVALTSTEFKLLVELARQPGAAVSREQLSDAVQSSAYRPLDRTVDVQVGRLRRRLASATPGSDWIETVRGEGYAFVPRVSPPEPPRRDDPGAA, encoded by the coding sequence ATGTCACCACCGCTGGTCCTGATCGTTGACGACGACGCCGAGCTCTCGGCCATGCTGGTGCGGCTGCTGCAGGCCGAGGGCTGGCAGGTGCAGGCCGCGCTCAGTGCCGCGGCCGCCGAGCAGGCCATGGCCCGGCAGGCGCCCGACGTGGTGCTGCTCGACGTGATGCTGCCCGACGCCAACGGCATGGAGCTGTGCCGCCGCTGGCATGCCACGCAGCCGGCCATCGGCATCCTGATGCTCACCGCGCGCGGCGACCCGATCGACCGCGTGCTGGGCCTCGAGCTGGGCGCCGACGACTACCTGCCCAAGCCCTTCGAGAAGCGCGAGCTGGTGGCCCGGCTGCGCGCCCTGCTGCGTCGCAAGGCGCCGGCCGCCAGCCTGCCGACCACCCACTGGACCTTCGGCCAGCTCACCATCCATCTCATCCGCCGCGAGGTGCTGGTGGACGGGCGCGCCGTCGCGCTCACCAGCACCGAGTTCAAGCTGCTGGTGGAGCTGGCGCGCCAGCCCGGCGCGGCGGTGTCGCGCGAGCAGCTCAGCGACGCGGTGCAGTCCAGCGCCTACCGGCCGCTGGACCGCACGGTGGACGTGCAGGTGGGCCGGCTGCGGCGGCGTCTGGCCAGTGCCACGCCGGGCAGCGACTGGATCGAGACCGTGCGCGGCGAGGGTTATGCCTTCGTGCCGCGGGTCAGCCCCCCCGAGCCGCCGCGACGCGATGATCCTGGCGCGGCTTGA
- a CDS encoding PEP-CTERM sorting domain-containing protein produces MHTPYAATSSRRHRASAGPAWRRRPVGQAVALALQAGLLCLAGGAQAQTFNDLLVFETSNQSLWSSGAASGWRYDSGLIGGTWGGGRSASSPVSLGISGITGSANALITPEVPGYTIPGVPPQLISPAIPSKELTPYVAPQLISPAVPATYITVPAVKVLGVVVTPAYQKQVTPAIPAVYSAAIPATYSVAVPAVYSAAIPAVVVPAVPAVYGDTRTGAAVAVTSSGELGFKVQAAATAGAVAVKLPVQATLNLPTQFVSGQSVHVAGTATIDSSASIKVSAASLKASVTGVIQTSNDLGATGCFAGAGCSSSSSSADIDQSFEIVTLNTASSRTVSALGLPLPIVSGVDLPINVGAQTVGHVVVTLPQDQSGGTVSGSTLALDTHQSVIKATADFGGIAQAALGVPADVLQPSVSAGPGSIGGVVVNLQGGVDLGMSQSLSLDADFMVTLTFDQAVTMTYRGQTFAASKTVSFDLDEGADLVFTGTVGRLLERTYSLSDDTQLTNSTSLSIDPLFEIKAACYSLNVTGVANVEQCMLEKGYGTTDLLAFTVYEKSFELQGFNAVSLTSAVPEPESWALLLAGLAGVGLLAGRRQRR; encoded by the coding sequence ATGCACACGCCGTACGCCGCCACCTCTTCACGTCGCCACCGGGCCAGTGCCGGCCCGGCCTGGCGCCGCCGTCCGGTGGGTCAGGCCGTCGCCCTGGCACTGCAGGCCGGGCTGCTGTGCCTGGCCGGCGGCGCACAGGCGCAGACCTTCAACGACCTGCTGGTGTTCGAGACCAGCAACCAGAGCCTGTGGTCCAGCGGTGCAGCCAGCGGCTGGCGCTATGACAGCGGCCTGATCGGCGGCACCTGGGGCGGCGGCCGCTCGGCCTCGTCGCCGGTGAGCCTGGGCATCAGCGGCATCACCGGCTCGGCCAATGCCCTGATCACGCCCGAGGTGCCCGGCTACACCATCCCCGGCGTGCCGCCGCAGCTGATCTCGCCGGCCATCCCGTCCAAGGAACTCACGCCCTATGTGGCGCCCCAGCTGATCTCGCCCGCCGTGCCGGCCACCTACATCACGGTGCCGGCGGTCAAGGTGCTGGGCGTGGTGGTCACGCCGGCCTACCAGAAGCAGGTCACACCGGCCATCCCGGCGGTCTACAGCGCGGCCATTCCGGCCACCTATTCGGTGGCCGTGCCGGCGGTGTACAGCGCGGCCATCCCGGCCGTCGTGGTGCCGGCCGTGCCCGCGGTGTATGGCGACACCCGCACCGGCGCCGCGGTGGCGGTCACGTCCTCGGGTGAGCTGGGCTTCAAGGTGCAGGCCGCGGCCACGGCCGGCGCGGTGGCCGTGAAGCTGCCGGTGCAGGCCACGCTGAACCTGCCCACGCAGTTTGTCAGCGGCCAGTCGGTGCATGTGGCCGGCACGGCCACCATCGACAGCAGCGCCAGCATCAAGGTGTCGGCCGCCTCGCTGAAGGCCTCGGTGACCGGCGTGATCCAGACCAGCAACGATCTCGGCGCCACCGGCTGCTTCGCTGGCGCCGGCTGCAGCTCCAGCAGCAGCAGCGCCGACATCGACCAGAGCTTCGAGATCGTGACGCTGAACACCGCCTCGTCGCGCACCGTGTCGGCGCTGGGCCTGCCGCTGCCCATCGTCTCGGGCGTCGATCTGCCGATCAATGTCGGGGCGCAGACGGTGGGCCATGTGGTGGTGACCCTGCCGCAAGACCAGAGCGGCGGCACCGTGTCGGGCAGCACGCTGGCGCTGGACACGCACCAGTCGGTGATCAAGGCCACGGCCGACTTCGGCGGCATCGCGCAGGCCGCGCTGGGCGTGCCGGCCGACGTGCTGCAGCCCTCGGTGAGCGCCGGCCCGGGCTCGATCGGCGGCGTGGTCGTCAACCTGCAGGGCGGGGTCGATCTGGGCATGAGCCAGTCGCTGAGCCTGGACGCCGACTTCATGGTGACGCTGACCTTCGACCAGGCCGTGACCATGACCTACCGCGGCCAGACCTTCGCGGCCAGCAAGACGGTGAGCTTCGACCTCGACGAAGGAGCCGACCTGGTGTTCACCGGCACCGTGGGCCGCCTGCTCGAGCGCACCTACAGCCTGAGCGACGACACCCAGTTGACCAACAGCACCTCGCTCAGCATCGACCCGCTGTTCGAGATCAAGGCCGCGTGTTATTCGCTCAACGTGACGGGCGTGGCCAATGTCGAGCAGTGCATGCTGGAAAAAGGCTATGGCACCACCGACCTGCTGGCCTTCACGGTCTACGAGAAGAGCTTCGAGCTGCAGGGCTTCAACGCGGTGAGCCTGACCAGCGCGGTGCCCGAGCCCGAGAGCTGGGCGCTGCTGCTGGCCGGTCTGGCGGGCGTGGGCCTGCTGGCCGGCAGGCGCCAGCGGCGCTGA